One genomic region from Biomphalaria glabrata chromosome 7, xgBioGlab47.1, whole genome shotgun sequence encodes:
- the LOC106070402 gene encoding uncharacterized protein LOC106070402 → MTPYAIFIHISLTFFITVNGQITCPVCTDPYNPDSCTGTQQCHSHDVCELHVHLSDRNRVNYICHNSHACVNQQTHACNPYTHDTCTFCCNSLQSCATERQDLFTTRFTAAMSTLQPTSFVPTTAPTINATTASMCIRCDSNPCNENLIPSLQPIQCPSTQPYCYTDVVQDAAGRSVYKGCANESFCRTKYWDYSAVSVACSRYPYSSSAYLECTFCCLGEGCNRADRPPQYTLVNF, encoded by the exons atgacgccGTACgcaatatttattcatatttctCTCACCTTTTTTATAACAG TGAATGGGCAGATAACATGTCCAGTTTGTACAGACCCATATAACCCAGACTCCTGTACAGGGACCCAACAGTGCCACAGTCATGAC GTTTGTGAACTACACGTCCATCTGTCAGACCGCAACCGGGTCAACTACATCTGTCACAATTCACAT GCTTGCGTAAACCAACAGACACACGCCTGCAACCCCTATACCCACGACACCTGCACGTTCTGTTGTAACAGTCTCCAATCTTGCGCTACAGAGAGACAGGATTTATTCACAA CTCGCTTCACAGCCGCCATGAGTACACTACAGCCAACATCATTTGTACCCACTACGGCTCCAACCATTAATGCCA CCACTGCAAGTATGTGTATTCGGTGCGACAGCAACCCGTGTAACGAGAATCTGATCCCCAGCCTACAGCCTATCCAGTGTCCATCCACTCAACCCTACTGCTACACTGATGTAGTCCAGGACGCTGCAGGCCGCTCTGTATATAAAGG GTGTGCTAATGAAAGCTTCTGCCGCACCAAATACTGGGACTACTCTGCAGTGTCCGTGGCGTGCAGCAGATACCCCTACAGCTCATCCGCGTACCTGGAGTGCACCTTCTGCTGCCTGGGTGAAGGTTGCAATAGAGCAGATAGGCCCCCTCAGTACACGTTGGTgaacttttaa